One Desulfobacterales bacterium DNA segment encodes these proteins:
- a CDS encoding HNH endonuclease yields MLKSGRAIVISRKPFTIKLLYDTPEIVQSLTLGID; encoded by the coding sequence ATGTTAAAGTCAGGGCGAGCTATAGTTATTTCCAGAAAACCATTTACGATTAAGCTTCTTTATGATACGCCCGAAATTGTTCAGTCTTTGACGTTAGGAATTGACC